A section of the Sporosarcina sp. ANT_H38 genome encodes:
- a CDS encoding NAD(P)/FAD-dependent oxidoreductase translates to MKRPTILVLGAGYGGLTTVVNLQKSLGADDADIVLINKNEYHYESTWLHEAAAGTMSPESVRYDIKNVINSNKVKFIQAEVQAIDVKGKVVTTNVGTHTYDYLVISLGFEGETFGIPGLDKYALSIANVKAARQIREHIEYQFATWSTEEVKDDSRLTIIVGGAGFTGIEFLGELGNRVPELCKEFDVPQEKVRVLCVEAAPMVLPGFDPELVDYAVKQLNSKGIEFSIGTPVVEATPEGVNIKKGEDVFEFVKAGTIVWAAGVRGNRLIEETGIENMRARVKVDKDLRAPGYSDVFIVGDCALMINEEINRPFPPTAQIAMQQGDMCANNIIALMKGEPTSDFKPDLKGSVCSLGDSDAIGVVFGKKVMGTKASFMKKMIDNRALFLIGGLGLTLKKGKFNILK, encoded by the coding sequence GTGAAAAGACCGACAATTTTAGTATTAGGCGCGGGTTATGGCGGTTTAACAACAGTTGTTAACTTGCAAAAGTCTCTTGGGGCAGACGATGCAGATATCGTTCTTATAAACAAAAATGAGTATCACTATGAATCGACATGGCTTCATGAAGCTGCTGCAGGAACAATGTCTCCTGAATCAGTACGTTATGATATAAAAAATGTTATTAACAGTAATAAAGTGAAATTCATCCAAGCTGAAGTACAAGCAATCGATGTTAAGGGGAAAGTCGTAACGACAAACGTCGGTACACATACTTATGATTACCTTGTTATCTCTCTTGGGTTCGAAGGTGAAACATTCGGTATTCCGGGTCTTGATAAATATGCGCTTTCCATTGCAAATGTTAAAGCTGCACGTCAAATTCGCGAACATATCGAATATCAATTCGCAACGTGGTCTACTGAAGAAGTTAAAGACGATAGCCGTCTGACAATTATCGTTGGAGGAGCGGGCTTCACTGGCATCGAGTTCCTTGGTGAACTTGGTAATCGTGTACCTGAACTTTGTAAAGAGTTCGACGTACCACAAGAAAAAGTACGTGTACTCTGCGTCGAAGCAGCTCCGATGGTTCTTCCAGGATTTGATCCTGAACTTGTAGATTATGCTGTTAAACAATTGAACTCTAAAGGAATTGAATTCTCGATTGGTACGCCGGTTGTAGAAGCTACTCCTGAAGGCGTCAATATTAAAAAAGGCGAAGATGTATTTGAATTCGTCAAAGCTGGCACGATCGTTTGGGCTGCAGGTGTCCGCGGTAACCGTCTAATCGAAGAAACAGGTATCGAAAACATGCGTGCTCGTGTCAAAGTTGACAAGGATCTTCGTGCACCAGGTTATTCTGATGTATTCATCGTAGGAGACTGCGCACTTATGATCAATGAAGAAATTAACCGTCCATTCCCACCAACTGCACAAATTGCTATGCAGCAAGGTGATATGTGTGCGAATAATATCATTGCACTCATGAAGGGTGAACCGACTTCCGACTTTAAACCAGATTTGAAAGGTAGCGTTTGTTCACTTGGGGACAGCGATGCAATTGGTGTAGTATTTGGTAAAAAAGTTATGGGTACTAAAGCTTCATTCATGAAGAAAATGATTGATAACCGTGCTCTATTCTTGATTGGCGGTCTAGGACTAACATTGAAAAAAGGTAAATTCAACATACTTAAATAA
- a CDS encoding iron-sulfur cluster assembly accessory protein, giving the protein MTQVVEVTKAAAIHVKEMMRHNEEEGSFLRVAVNGGGCSGLTYGMGFETEKSPEDMLLEQHGLQILVSKEDAGVLEGTQVDYKESLMGGGFTINNPNAIASCGCGTSFRTAKKQGTPEDC; this is encoded by the coding sequence ATGACACAAGTTGTTGAAGTTACAAAAGCAGCAGCAATTCATGTGAAAGAAATGATGCGTCATAATGAGGAAGAAGGATCATTCCTGCGTGTCGCTGTGAACGGCGGAGGATGCAGCGGATTGACATACGGAATGGGTTTTGAAACTGAAAAGTCTCCGGAAGACATGTTACTTGAACAACACGGTTTACAAATACTCGTTTCTAAGGAAGATGCGGGTGTTCTTGAAGGCACACAAGTCGACTATAAAGAGTCCCTCATGGGGGGCGGATTTACAATAAATAACCCGAACGCAATTGCTTCTTGCGGTTGTGGGACATCGTTTAGAACAGCCAAAAAACAAGGAACTCCAGAAGACTGCTGA
- a CDS encoding DUF2225 domain-containing protein, with protein sequence MEITPFYDKKVACLYCKQNFTTTKILSRFVRVSSHENDFKPIYTNPEVNPIFYNVAVCPHCGFSFTDDFSAYFAPGTEADIAERITSQWNGRSFSAKRGIDEAIETYKLAYLSAMFKKEKVLTLAGLTLRIAWLYRDKGAEVEEQRFLTIARNFYNASFSEGDFAGTQMSETRVLYLIAELSWQINDKDEAIKSFSRVLEGQRKSTEPKIIKMAKERWQEIRATK encoded by the coding sequence ATGGAAATCACCCCGTTTTATGATAAAAAAGTTGCATGTCTATACTGTAAGCAAAATTTCACAACCACAAAAATACTCTCAAGATTCGTTCGGGTTTCATCCCACGAAAACGACTTCAAACCTATCTATACAAATCCAGAAGTAAATCCAATCTTTTATAACGTTGCTGTTTGCCCTCATTGTGGCTTCTCTTTTACTGATGATTTTTCCGCTTACTTTGCTCCCGGCACGGAAGCAGATATCGCAGAACGGATAACTTCTCAATGGAATGGCCGATCATTCAGTGCAAAGCGCGGTATCGACGAGGCAATTGAAACATATAAACTTGCCTATTTAAGCGCCATGTTCAAAAAGGAGAAAGTTCTTACACTGGCAGGACTCACTTTACGAATTGCTTGGCTATATCGTGATAAAGGCGCGGAGGTAGAAGAACAACGTTTTCTAACCATCGCAAGAAACTTCTATAATGCTTCGTTCTCAGAAGGTGATTTCGCTGGAACACAAATGTCAGAAACGAGGGTTTTGTACCTGATTGCAGAACTATCATGGCAAATCAATGATAAAGATGAGGCAATAAAAAGCTTTTCACGCGTTCTAGAAGGCCAGCGCAAGTCCACTGAACCAAAGATTATCAAAATGGCAAAAGAACGATGGCAAGAAATTCGGGCAACAAAATAG
- a CDS encoding NifU family protein, translating into MTDAMLTEPVQEVLDKLRPFLLRDGGDCELVDIEDGIVKLRLLGACGTCPSSTITLKAGIERALLEEVPGVVEVEQVF; encoded by the coding sequence ATGACAGATGCAATGTTAACTGAACCAGTACAAGAAGTATTAGATAAATTACGTCCATTCCTACTGCGTGATGGAGGAGACTGTGAACTTGTGGATATCGAGGACGGCATTGTGAAACTTCGCCTACTCGGTGCTTGCGGTACATGCCCAAGCTCGACAATTACACTAAAAGCAGGTATTGAACGCGCCCTTCTGGAAGAAGTTCCAGGCGTGGTTGAAGTAGAACAAGTATTTTAA
- a CDS encoding YuzD family protein — MSTTKTSIEIYGADIICASCVNAPSSKDTYEWLQAAIDRKYPNQPYDITYINIESDISDDKHQKIAQQIQDDEFFYPLVMINDEMIGEGYIQLKPVFAALEKNGYIAES, encoded by the coding sequence ATGAGTACTACTAAAACAAGTATTGAAATCTATGGTGCAGATATCATCTGTGCAAGCTGTGTCAATGCACCTTCATCCAAAGATACATACGAATGGCTTCAAGCCGCTATCGACAGAAAGTATCCAAATCAGCCCTATGATATCACATACATTAATATCGAATCAGATATTTCCGATGATAAGCACCAAAAAATTGCTCAACAAATACAGGACGATGAGTTTTTCTACCCACTAGTCATGATCAACGACGAGATGATTGGTGAAGGATATATTCAATTAAAACCGGTGTTTGCTGCACTTGAAAAGAATGGCTATATCGCAGAATCGTGA
- a CDS encoding ParM/StbA family protein: MSNLILGIDAGNHRGKVVGPFGIDSYRTAICDWFERDIVESFADDDMEFEINGRKGFAGTIAVYEDIYGGASMYGDSKAHDDTLIRVLLAVYRYIKKYCPGTENVRLVTGQPIVSHKDSEKKKIQEMLIGHHIFSVNGKQQSIHIQDVRVAAEGSGAFWSSPQSGTVRIIDIGSGTINCATIIDRRHINNASDTFNFGMETVTNKDDLASVAMGIVRSTTKFKWSKTDAVYVCGGIAKEMLPHIVAHYPNARLMQPMLNDDGRVTIADPVFANAIGFYKLAKKAFK, from the coding sequence TTGAGTAATTTAATATTGGGAATCGATGCAGGGAATCATCGTGGCAAGGTTGTCGGACCATTCGGTATTGATTCGTATCGTACAGCTATCTGTGACTGGTTTGAGCGTGACATAGTTGAGTCGTTTGCTGACGATGATATGGAGTTTGAGATTAACGGAAGAAAAGGATTTGCGGGGACTATCGCCGTGTACGAGGATATCTATGGTGGAGCATCCATGTACGGAGATAGCAAGGCGCATGATGATACATTGATCCGTGTGTTGCTGGCAGTCTACCGCTATATTAAAAAGTATTGTCCAGGGACAGAAAACGTCCGCTTAGTAACAGGGCAACCGATTGTTAGTCACAAGGATTCGGAAAAAAAGAAGATACAGGAAATGCTGATTGGTCACCATATTTTCTCGGTTAATGGCAAACAGCAATCCATCCACATTCAAGATGTCAGAGTGGCAGCTGAAGGCAGTGGAGCGTTTTGGAGTAGTCCGCAATCCGGAACAGTACGAATCATTGATATTGGAAGCGGTACTATAAACTGTGCGACTATCATAGACCGACGGCATATCAACAATGCGTCCGATACTTTTAATTTCGGGATGGAAACGGTCACAAATAAGGATGACTTAGCAAGTGTGGCTATGGGTATTGTCCGGTCAACCACAAAGTTTAAATGGAGCAAGACTGATGCGGTTTATGTTTGTGGAGGGATTGCGAAAGAGATGTTGCCGCATATCGTTGCGCACTATCCAAATGCACGGTTAATGCAGCCGATGCTAAATGATGATGGACGTGTAACGATTGCGGACCCCGTTTTTGCAAATGCAATAGGATTTTACAAATTGGCCAAGAAGGCTTTTAAATGA
- a CDS encoding YolD-like family protein: protein MLENIRDRGTKKWTAMMLPEHIVELNKWMDKDHYEDRPELSEWDLQSIQDELEVSYKWKCQTLIKTWKNGKIMTRGGIIEGIDLRTMIVMLDNPFGLDRIPVSDIIGVRCEE from the coding sequence ATGTTAGAAAACATTCGTGATCGCGGAACGAAAAAGTGGACTGCTATGATGTTGCCGGAGCATATTGTGGAGCTGAATAAATGGATGGATAAAGACCATTACGAAGATCGTCCAGAACTCAGTGAGTGGGACCTGCAATCGATTCAAGATGAACTTGAAGTGTCGTATAAATGGAAATGCCAGACGCTTATCAAAACATGGAAGAATGGAAAGATCATGACTCGTGGCGGTATAATAGAAGGAATTGATTTAAGGACTATGATCGTGATGCTTGATAACCCATTTGGACTTGATAGGATTCCGGTGTCGGATATTATAGGAGTACGTTGTGAAGAATAG
- a CDS encoding YolD-like family protein: protein MTAIPKPPKSKVVAGPKLTETDFLEIGERIGESKEFGVEVEITIYAHKRYESVTGVVKDVDGQQGKLTMQVGYESIKINMNNIVSVK from the coding sequence ATGACAGCAATTCCAAAGCCACCGAAATCAAAGGTAGTAGCAGGACCGAAACTGACGGAGACTGATTTTCTAGAAATTGGTGAAAGAATCGGCGAATCAAAAGAATTTGGTGTAGAGGTTGAAATCACGATATATGCTCATAAGCGTTACGAGTCAGTTACAGGAGTCGTTAAAGATGTTGATGGCCAACAAGGTAAATTGACAATGCAAGTAGGTTACGAAAGCATAAAAATCAACATGAATAATATCGTGAGTGTGAAATGA
- a CDS encoding transcriptional regulator — translation MRDQLVKSAEYNQVLDMMYIAKDGSISKRRIYVLQVGEASFRAFCFLRKSKRTFTIDNVLALVPIVMKESRVI, via the coding sequence GTGCGTGATCAATTAGTTAAGTCTGCAGAATACAATCAAGTCTTGGATATGATGTACATCGCGAAAGATGGTTCAATCAGCAAAAGAAGAATCTATGTACTACAGGTAGGCGAAGCATCGTTCCGTGCATTCTGTTTCTTACGTAAATCCAAGCGGACTTTTACAATTGATAACGTGCTTGCACTTGTTCCCATCGTTATGAAAGAAAGTAGGGTAATCTAA
- a CDS encoding N-acetylmuramoyl-L-alanine amidase, producing the protein MVKIVIDAGHGGHDPGAVGFGMREKDLTLTIALKVQDILIRDYIGAIVKMTRTSDVYLPLAERAKIANVWGADLLLSIHINATPSGYGYEDFIYTGTVNATSIATQNEINAEVIKATNWHNRGKKRKNLQVLRDSKMAAILTESGFIDNPNDAVLLKNDKFLNQVARGHANGIAKAFNLKAKVEPPKEDEELKFSSPALKSETETSLASKAHRQIIVAAAVKAGAHVSWAEKLANGTLTDADVLGLAVKYTVAVNK; encoded by the coding sequence ATGGTTAAAATCGTAATAGATGCAGGTCACGGCGGCCATGACCCAGGAGCAGTTGGTTTCGGCATGAGAGAGAAAGATTTAACGCTCACAATTGCTCTTAAGGTACAAGATATTTTAATTAGAGATTACATCGGAGCAATTGTTAAAATGACCCGTACTAGCGACGTTTATCTACCTCTTGCTGAACGCGCCAAGATTGCGAATGTATGGGGAGCGGATCTATTGCTATCCATCCACATCAATGCGACTCCAAGCGGTTATGGATACGAGGATTTTATATACACCGGAACAGTAAATGCGACATCAATCGCTACTCAAAACGAAATTAACGCCGAGGTTATTAAAGCGACCAACTGGCATAATCGCGGTAAGAAACGTAAAAACTTGCAAGTATTACGTGATTCAAAAATGGCCGCAATACTAACAGAGAGCGGTTTTATCGATAATCCGAATGACGCCGTGCTGTTAAAGAATGATAAGTTTCTTAATCAAGTTGCGCGTGGTCATGCTAATGGGATAGCTAAAGCATTTAATCTTAAAGCAAAAGTGGAGCCACCGAAGGAGGATGAGGAATTGAAGTTTTCAAGCCCAGCTTTAAAATCAGAGACAGAAACGTCGTTAGCGAGTAAAGCGCATCGTCAAATCATCGTAGCTGCAGCCGTTAAGGCAGGGGCGCATGTATCGTGGGCAGAAAAATTAGCAAATGGCACGCTCACTGATGCGGATGTATTGGGGTTAGCGGTTAAGTATACTGTTGCGGTAAATAAATAA
- a CDS encoding phage holin: MNDKLKQHIGLFGGLLSAILLFLGTLNIEFEWFNTGSINAFTAVLIAAIPFALLIYGVYKNTYLLTEKAKKQERALKQRGLK, from the coding sequence GTGAATGATAAACTAAAACAACATATCGGATTATTCGGGGGGTTGCTATCAGCAATCCTTTTATTTTTGGGCACACTTAACATCGAGTTTGAATGGTTTAACACGGGAAGTATAAATGCTTTTACAGCCGTACTCATTGCGGCAATTCCATTTGCATTGCTGATTTACGGTGTTTATAAAAATACTTATTTGCTAACTGAAAAAGCGAAGAAACAGGAAAGAGCTCTTAAACAAAGGGGGCTGAAATAA
- a CDS encoding putative phage tail protein: MNRVMEELPAYYRDIMEFQELTKVQSRQLNLIDEAIQQFEDDQYILTSSEPAIYRRENEFNILPDRKTETLDFRKRRLLARKQENSPYTFEYLKQLLDSLIGEKRHILDLDVLLLELEVLVNVESSLFYNEVKKMLERIIPLNIDISTAILLASEYLVFYSRVYHFDVPYKICNTFHTAEIEGGIARIPITIQDKTYAFDVLYPICNTFVTAAIAVENEEINVTLASEYRNNDILYKRAGTIYAGEGDI; encoded by the coding sequence ATGAATAGGGTGATGGAGGAACTTCCTGCTTACTACCGAGACATAATGGAATTTCAAGAACTGACTAAAGTCCAGTCAAGGCAATTGAACCTTATCGATGAAGCGATACAGCAATTTGAGGACGATCAGTACATCCTGACGTCCAGCGAACCTGCAATTTATCGAAGAGAAAATGAGTTTAATATCTTGCCTGACAGAAAGACAGAAACGCTTGATTTCCGAAAGCGCCGGTTACTTGCTCGAAAGCAAGAAAACTCTCCGTATACATTCGAATATTTAAAACAACTTTTAGATAGTTTGATTGGAGAAAAAAGACACATCTTGGATTTGGATGTATTGTTGCTCGAACTCGAAGTACTGGTTAACGTGGAAAGTAGTTTGTTTTATAATGAGGTCAAAAAAATGTTGGAACGAATTATTCCATTAAATATTGATATATCGACCGCGATTTTGTTGGCGAGTGAATATTTAGTCTTTTATTCGCGAGTGTATCATTTTGATGTCCCATACAAAATCTGCAATACATTCCACACAGCAGAAATCGAAGGCGGCATTGCGCGTATACCAATAACAATACAGGATAAAACCTATGCCTTTGATGTCCTTTATCCAATCTGCAACACATTTGTCACTGCAGCAATTGCGGTTGAAAATGAAGAAATCAACGTCACACTAGCTAGCGAATATCGCAACAATGACATTTTATATAAACGTGCAGGAACGATTTATGCAGGAGAGGGGGATATCTGA
- a CDS encoding baseplate J/gp47 family protein → MFEHKTVAHIRDQALDEVANDVDKREGAIIFDSTAAVAVPMSEMYSNIDLVMQLTFADSSDGEYLERRIAEHGVYKKQASRAVRKGVFIGTDERPFNVPIGSRFGLNNLTYVVIEKIVDGEYRLRSEDFGVIGNQDYGELLPTEPLNDLGSAALTDVLVPGEIEETDESLYAKYLDHINEPAFGGNRADYKRKIMDIQGVGGVQLFRAPFGGGSVRAVIIDSTFNVPSPETVAFVQNKIDPLEGQGDGLGTAPIGHIVTIEAVEKLVVDIVATLSLVGVTLGQIEPLVIEIIDEYLAEVRSEWNKGFPLILRISHLESRILSLEGVQDILGTTFNGLATNITLPHEIPTKGSVVLNE, encoded by the coding sequence ATGTTCGAACATAAAACAGTTGCTCATATTCGTGACCAAGCACTTGATGAAGTTGCAAACGACGTTGATAAACGTGAAGGTGCCATCATCTTTGATTCGACAGCAGCTGTCGCCGTTCCAATGTCTGAAATGTATTCGAACATTGACCTGGTAATGCAGCTAACTTTTGCTGATTCATCTGATGGCGAATACCTTGAGAGACGTATCGCAGAGCACGGAGTTTATAAGAAACAAGCGTCAAGAGCCGTGCGGAAAGGTGTTTTTATAGGAACGGATGAACGTCCGTTTAACGTACCTATCGGTTCACGTTTCGGTTTGAATAATCTTACTTATGTTGTGATTGAAAAAATCGTAGACGGCGAGTATCGGTTACGTTCTGAAGACTTTGGTGTTATCGGGAATCAAGATTACGGAGAACTATTACCGACTGAACCTCTTAATGACTTAGGCAGTGCAGCATTAACTGATGTACTCGTGCCTGGTGAAATTGAGGAAACGGATGAGTCGCTTTATGCGAAATACCTAGACCACATCAACGAACCTGCTTTCGGCGGGAATCGTGCTGATTACAAAAGAAAAATCATGGATATCCAAGGTGTTGGAGGCGTTCAATTATTCCGTGCACCTTTTGGGGGTGGAAGTGTCCGAGCTGTCATTATCGATTCTACATTCAACGTACCGAGCCCCGAAACAGTTGCATTCGTGCAAAATAAAATAGATCCTCTTGAAGGTCAAGGCGACGGACTCGGTACAGCACCCATAGGTCATATCGTGACGATTGAGGCGGTTGAAAAATTAGTGGTTGATATAGTTGCCACTCTTTCGTTAGTTGGTGTCACGTTGGGGCAAATTGAACCGTTAGTCATTGAAATCATAGACGAATACCTCGCGGAAGTTCGAAGTGAATGGAATAAAGGTTTTCCACTCATTTTGCGAATTAGTCATTTAGAATCTCGAATCTTGTCACTAGAGGGTGTACAGGACATCTTAGGAACAACTTTTAACGGGTTGGCTACGAATATTACGCTACCGCATGAAATCCCTACCAAGGGGAGTGTGGTATTGAATGAATAG
- a CDS encoding DUF2634 domain-containing protein, which translates to MVLPIGEITVSEDMEVIDTAQLPTRTYQLDFKRGRCTGMIDGLKAMEQAAYKVLDTVRFSHMIYSEGYGFENMIGHDQIFVRGELPRRIKEALLQDERFTAVNNFRLEFEKDNTYVSFSCPTLYGDVVVLREVIDYVRT; encoded by the coding sequence ATGGTTCTACCAATTGGGGAAATAACTGTTTCGGAAGATATGGAGGTCATTGATACCGCTCAACTACCTACCCGCACGTATCAATTAGACTTTAAACGCGGACGATGCACAGGGATGATTGATGGGCTGAAAGCGATGGAGCAAGCTGCTTACAAAGTGTTGGACACGGTCCGCTTTAGTCACATGATCTATTCGGAGGGGTACGGATTCGAGAATATGATTGGCCATGATCAAATTTTCGTCCGTGGGGAGCTCCCGAGACGGATAAAAGAGGCATTGTTGCAAGATGAACGCTTTACAGCCGTTAATAATTTTCGTTTAGAATTCGAAAAAGACAATACCTATGTATCGTTTTCATGCCCTACGCTATACGGTGACGTGGTTGTTTTGAGGGAGGTGATTGATTATGTTCGAACATAA
- a CDS encoding DUF2577 domain-containing protein, whose product MSLLDLIKRTAIEAFNSTNPVNLIFGVVTKAEPLEIEIHSKLTLTREFLLIAEHLTRHDRIVTIRYEFPKTWDKDADIGDEVKSAASSRNYIGSPPAIPYGKYELSNTKMTFENVLKKGDKVSLVRMQGGHKFFVMDRVVEA is encoded by the coding sequence GTGAGCCTATTAGACTTGATAAAAAGAACAGCAATTGAAGCCTTCAATTCCACGAATCCAGTTAACTTGATTTTTGGGGTCGTTACAAAGGCTGAACCGCTTGAAATAGAAATTCATTCGAAACTTACTTTAACTAGAGAGTTTCTTTTGATAGCTGAACATCTTACTCGTCATGATCGAATCGTAACCATTCGATATGAGTTCCCTAAAACTTGGGACAAGGATGCTGACATCGGGGATGAGGTTAAAAGTGCGGCATCATCTAGAAATTACATCGGATCACCGCCTGCCATTCCGTACGGAAAATATGAATTGTCGAATACGAAAATGACGTTTGAAAATGTGTTAAAAAAGGGAGATAAGGTGTCACTTGTTCGAATGCAGGGCGGCCATAAATTCTTTGTTATGGATAGGGTGGTGGAAGCTTAA
- a CDS encoding LysM peptidoglycan-binding domain-containing protein translates to MHGIYFSVKNDSEGFRLSVNPEKVEVVNKGNGEVYDIAKLGNVNIPKSVELKEFSVESFFPAQDYHFLVAEFLEPAYYIEKYEKWQEEKLPVRYIYVNGSFAINEIVTIENFTFDESFGTSDVNFSLSLKKYVPFGPKKMIVVKKPKPKPVAKAETKPLAKAKSTVLKKATPPRQNAKQTPQTYSLIKGDSLWKVAQKYLGNGNRYGEIAKLNGIKASDYKKLPIGLKVKLPPK, encoded by the coding sequence ATGCACGGAATCTATTTCAGCGTGAAGAACGATTCAGAGGGTTTTCGTCTTTCGGTGAACCCCGAAAAAGTCGAGGTGGTCAATAAGGGGAATGGCGAGGTATACGACATTGCTAAACTCGGCAATGTGAACATTCCGAAAAGCGTTGAGTTGAAAGAGTTTTCGGTTGAATCTTTCTTTCCGGCTCAGGACTACCACTTCCTTGTCGCTGAATTTCTTGAGCCAGCGTACTACATTGAAAAATACGAGAAGTGGCAAGAAGAGAAGCTACCCGTCCGTTACATATATGTGAACGGGTCTTTTGCGATAAACGAAATCGTTACAATTGAAAACTTCACTTTCGACGAATCATTTGGAACCTCGGACGTTAACTTCTCTTTGTCACTGAAAAAGTACGTGCCGTTTGGACCTAAGAAAATGATCGTCGTGAAAAAGCCAAAGCCAAAACCTGTCGCTAAAGCCGAGACGAAACCGTTAGCAAAAGCGAAATCTACAGTCCTAAAGAAGGCGACACCACCACGGCAGAATGCAAAACAGACTCCTCAAACTTATTCACTCATCAAAGGTGACAGCCTATGGAAAGTGGCGCAGAAGTATCTTGGTAACGGTAACCGATACGGCGAAATAGCGAAGTTGAACGGAATAAAAGCAAGTGATTATAAAAAGCTACCAATCGGTTTAAAAGTAAAGCTCCCACCGAAATGA